From Pantoea sp. Ep11b, the proteins below share one genomic window:
- the mlaC gene encoding phospholipid-binding protein MlaC, translating into MFKRLLMIAMLVVAVPLTATAADQSNPYKLMNQAAEKTFTRLKNEQPKIKQNPDYLREIVRQELLPYVQIKYAGALVLGRYYRDSTPAQREAYFSAFADYLAQAYGQALALYNGQSYQVQPEQPLGDANIVAIRVSIIDPNGRPPVRLDFQWRKNSQSGNWQAYDMIAEGVSMITTKQNEWSDLLRTKGIDGLTAQLKSSAAQHITLDKQQ; encoded by the coding sequence ATGTTTAAACGTTTACTGATGATTGCCATGCTGGTGGTGGCCGTGCCGCTGACGGCAACCGCCGCCGACCAGAGCAATCCTTACAAACTGATGAACCAGGCGGCGGAGAAGACGTTTACCCGCCTGAAAAACGAGCAGCCAAAGATTAAGCAGAATCCTGACTATCTGCGTGAGATTGTGCGTCAGGAACTGCTGCCTTATGTGCAGATCAAATATGCCGGCGCGTTAGTGCTGGGTCGCTACTATCGCGATTCGACGCCGGCTCAGCGCGAAGCCTACTTCAGCGCCTTTGCTGATTATCTGGCACAGGCTTATGGCCAGGCCCTGGCTCTTTATAACGGTCAGAGCTACCAGGTGCAGCCTGAACAGCCGCTGGGCGATGCTAACATTGTCGCCATCCGCGTCTCCATCATCGATCCTAATGGCCGTCCACCGGTTCGTCTCGACTTCCAGTGGCGTAAAAACAGCCAGAGCGGCAACTGGCAGGCTTATGACATGATCGCCGAAGGTGTCAGCATGATCACCACCAAGCAGAATGAGTGGAGCGACCTGCTACGCACCAAAGGTATCGATGGTCTGACGGCGCAGCTGAAATCCTCCGCCGCTCAGCACATTACGCTGGATAAACAACAATAA